One part of the Tunicatimonas pelagia genome encodes these proteins:
- the infB gene encoding translation initiation factor IF-2, translated as MVEEKTMRLSQVARKFNVGRNTIVEFLSKKGFDIDRSPNAKIPKEQYDVLAKEFASSAMDKEEASALTIGSREENQIIDATGKHTPPEKQDEEELFIKKLESEKASREEKQDTESKEAKVSSSPAEEEKEEKSDSVGAPKLQGLNVLGKIDLDEVGSKKKAKPTKQKEEAKKTPKVEAKKEEPSPTVEPAVKEEAPPPVPQPKDKEEAPQQEIPQQEAQPKEEVPTAKKAEVVEPEKKPEKADTENKETKKATNKEDKTADSKKPEEKKESQVIKAKADKLQGLNVVGKIELPTEPKKKDKATPVASSDERKKKRKRRRRIKDDSKPNTQQGGRQDNRRGGGGNKRGGSKKKEEISDKEVQEQIKETLARLSGGNKKRGKARQERRRDARKEREEQAMQEAQEQQALKVTEFISANDLASLMNVSVNEVISTCMSLGMFVSINQRLDAETITVIADEFGFEVEFVDAKEEIAVEVEEDSEEDLEDRAPIVTIMGHVDHGKTSLLDYIRSSKVTEGEAGGITQHIGAYDVTTESGKRIAFLDTPGHEAFTAMRARGAQVTDVVIIVVAADDAVMPQTKEAINHAQVAGVPIVIAINKIDRPNANADKIREELSGVNILVEEWGGKYQSQEISAKTGQGVDELLEKVLLESELLELKANPGRPAAGTVIEATLDRGRGYVTTLLVESGTMKIGDVILAGSQFGKVKAMFDHRGKKMREIPPATPVQMLGLDGAPQAGDKFNVMETDREAREIATKREQIQREQSLRTKKHITLDEIGRRLAIGSFRELNVIVKGDVDGSVEALSDSLLKLSTEEVQVNIIHKAVGQISESDVLLASASDAIIVGFQVRPSNSARNLAEKEEIEIRLYSIIYDAINEVRDAMEGMLAPTVEEVITGNIEVRQIFKISRVGTVAGCYVTDGTVKRNNRIRLVRDGIVAYTGEINQLKREKDDVSEVRAGFECGISIKNFNDIKVGDVIEGFEEKEVKRSL; from the coding sequence ATGGTAGAAGAAAAAACGATGAGGCTTAGCCAAGTTGCCCGAAAATTCAACGTGGGACGTAACACCATCGTAGAGTTTTTGAGTAAGAAAGGCTTTGATATAGATCGTAGTCCGAATGCAAAAATTCCGAAAGAACAGTACGATGTACTAGCCAAGGAATTTGCCTCATCGGCTATGGATAAAGAAGAAGCATCAGCCCTTACCATTGGTAGTCGGGAAGAAAATCAGATTATTGACGCTACTGGAAAACACACTCCGCCTGAGAAGCAGGATGAGGAAGAGCTGTTTATCAAAAAACTTGAGTCGGAGAAAGCGTCTCGAGAAGAAAAACAGGATACCGAAAGCAAAGAAGCTAAGGTAAGTTCATCGCCTGCCGAAGAGGAGAAAGAAGAGAAGTCAGATAGCGTTGGTGCTCCCAAGCTACAGGGACTGAATGTACTAGGTAAGATTGATCTGGATGAGGTAGGCAGTAAGAAAAAAGCCAAGCCTACTAAGCAAAAAGAAGAAGCTAAGAAAACTCCAAAGGTAGAGGCTAAGAAAGAAGAACCTAGTCCTACGGTAGAGCCGGCGGTGAAGGAAGAGGCACCACCTCCGGTACCCCAGCCCAAAGACAAAGAGGAAGCACCTCAACAGGAAATTCCTCAGCAAGAAGCCCAACCAAAAGAAGAGGTGCCGACGGCCAAAAAGGCTGAGGTAGTTGAACCGGAGAAGAAGCCGGAGAAAGCTGATACCGAAAATAAAGAGACTAAGAAAGCAACGAACAAAGAGGACAAAACAGCAGACAGCAAAAAGCCGGAAGAAAAAAAGGAATCTCAGGTAATTAAGGCAAAAGCTGATAAGCTACAGGGGCTTAATGTGGTGGGTAAAATTGAACTGCCTACCGAACCTAAGAAAAAGGATAAAGCTACTCCAGTAGCCTCGTCCGATGAGCGCAAGAAAAAGCGTAAGCGTCGTCGACGAATTAAAGATGATAGCAAGCCGAACACTCAACAAGGTGGACGCCAAGACAACCGTCGAGGTGGAGGTGGTAATAAGCGTGGAGGGAGCAAGAAGAAGGAGGAAATCTCGGATAAGGAAGTACAAGAGCAAATTAAGGAAACGCTGGCCCGCCTAAGCGGTGGTAATAAGAAGCGAGGAAAGGCTCGTCAGGAGCGTCGCCGTGATGCCCGAAAAGAACGGGAAGAGCAGGCAATGCAGGAGGCACAGGAGCAGCAGGCTCTGAAAGTAACCGAATTTATTTCGGCTAATGACCTAGCTTCGCTAATGAATGTGAGCGTAAACGAAGTGATTTCTACGTGTATGTCGCTCGGCATGTTCGTCTCTATCAACCAGCGACTGGACGCTGAAACCATTACCGTTATCGCCGACGAATTTGGTTTTGAAGTAGAGTTTGTAGATGCCAAAGAGGAGATTGCCGTTGAAGTTGAAGAAGATAGCGAAGAAGATCTAGAAGATCGGGCTCCTATCGTCACCATTATGGGGCACGTTGACCACGGTAAAACCTCCTTGCTGGACTACATTCGTAGCTCTAAAGTAACTGAAGGGGAAGCCGGTGGAATTACCCAGCACATTGGCGCTTACGATGTAACGACCGAAAGTGGTAAACGCATTGCCTTCTTAGATACACCCGGTCACGAAGCCTTTACTGCGATGCGGGCGCGGGGTGCTCAAGTAACCGATGTAGTAATTATTGTGGTAGCGGCTGATGATGCCGTGATGCCTCAAACCAAAGAAGCGATAAATCACGCTCAGGTAGCGGGCGTACCCATCGTTATTGCGATCAATAAAATCGATCGCCCCAATGCTAATGCTGATAAAATTCGCGAAGAATTATCAGGAGTTAATATTCTGGTAGAAGAATGGGGTGGAAAATATCAGAGTCAGGAAATATCGGCCAAAACCGGGCAAGGTGTGGATGAACTGCTGGAAAAAGTGCTGCTTGAGTCAGAATTGTTAGAGCTAAAAGCCAACCCTGGCCGTCCGGCTGCCGGAACAGTAATTGAAGCGACGCTCGACCGTGGTCGGGGTTATGTAACTACCTTACTGGTAGAATCAGGCACCATGAAAATAGGTGACGTAATCTTAGCTGGTTCGCAGTTTGGCAAAGTGAAGGCGATGTTTGATCACCGGGGCAAGAAGATGAGAGAAATTCCTCCGGCCACTCCGGTACAGATGCTTGGCCTAGACGGTGCCCCTCAGGCGGGTGATAAGTTCAACGTGATGGAAACTGACCGGGAAGCCCGGGAAATTGCTACCAAGCGAGAGCAGATTCAGCGCGAACAGTCGCTGCGTACCAAAAAGCATATCACGCTAGATGAAATTGGCCGTCGCTTGGCGATTGGCTCGTTCCGCGAACTGAACGTAATTGTGAAGGGTGACGTGGATGGATCAGTGGAAGCATTATCTGATTCGTTGTTGAAGCTTTCTACTGAAGAGGTTCAAGTGAATATTATCCACAAAGCGGTAGGGCAAATTTCTGAATCAGACGTGCTGCTGGCTTCGGCTTCCGATGCTATTATCGTTGGTTTCCAGGTACGGCCTTCCAATAGTGCTCGTAACTTAGCTGAGAAAGAGGAAATTGAAATTCGTTTGTATTCTATCATTTACGATGCCATTAATGAAGTGCGGGATGCGATGGAAGGTATGCTCGCCCCAACGGTGGAAGAAGTAATTACAGGTAATATTGAGGTACGACAAATATTCAAAATATCTCGCGTAGGTACGGTAGCGGGTTGCTACGTAACCGACGGAACCGTGAAGCGTAATAACCGAATTCGCCTAGTGCGTGATGGTATTGTGGCCTACACCGGAGAAATCAATCAATTGAAGCGAGAAAAAGATGACGTAAGTGAAGTGCGTGCTGGCTTTGAGTGCGGTATCAGTATCAAAAACTTTAATGACATAAAAGTTGGCGACGTAATTGAAGGTTTCGAGGAGAAAGAGGTGAAACGCTCACTGTAG
- the nusA gene encoding transcription termination factor NusA: protein MDTATLIESFADFARGKNIDRPTMIRILEDVFRAMVRKRYETDENFDVIINADKGDLEIWRFREIVDDNSEDIWDHDKISLTEAQKIEPDFEIGEEVAEEIKLEDFGRRTVMMARQTLIQKVKDLEKDILFQKYKDLVGEIIVGEVYQILSRELLLIDGEGNELIMPRSEQIPKDRFRKGESVRAIVHRVEMVNGNPRIIMSRTSEKFLERLFEMEVPEVYDGLIEMKNTVREPGERAKVAVASYDDRIDPVGACVGMKGSRIHSIVRELQNENIDVINFTDNLELYITRSLSPAKISSIKIDEDDKRVSVFLKPDQVSLAIGRGGQNIKLASRLVGYEIDVFRETLGLEADEDVDLDEFADEVESWVIDEFKKIGLDTAKSVLSLTKEELVRRTDLEEETVEDVLSILRQEFE, encoded by the coding sequence ATGGACACGGCAACTTTAATCGAGTCGTTTGCGGATTTTGCCCGGGGCAAAAACATTGACCGTCCCACCATGATCCGCATTCTGGAAGACGTTTTCCGAGCGATGGTTCGTAAACGATACGAAACTGACGAAAACTTTGATGTTATTATTAACGCTGACAAAGGTGACCTGGAGATTTGGCGCTTTCGGGAGATAGTAGACGACAATTCCGAAGATATTTGGGATCACGATAAAATAAGTCTTACCGAAGCACAAAAGATCGAGCCTGATTTCGAGATTGGTGAAGAAGTGGCCGAAGAAATTAAGCTGGAAGATTTTGGTCGCCGTACGGTAATGATGGCTCGCCAAACGCTAATTCAGAAGGTAAAAGACCTGGAAAAAGATATTTTGTTCCAGAAATATAAGGATTTAGTAGGTGAAATTATTGTTGGTGAAGTATACCAAATTCTGAGTCGCGAACTTTTGCTGATTGATGGGGAAGGCAACGAACTGATTATGCCGCGTTCAGAGCAGATTCCGAAAGATCGCTTCCGCAAGGGCGAATCAGTGCGAGCCATTGTTCACCGGGTAGAGATGGTAAACGGGAACCCGCGCATCATTATGTCGCGTACTTCCGAGAAGTTTCTGGAGCGTTTGTTCGAGATGGAAGTGCCCGAAGTATACGACGGCCTGATTGAAATGAAGAACACCGTGCGTGAACCGGGCGAACGAGCCAAGGTCGCCGTCGCTTCGTACGACGACCGCATTGATCCGGTAGGAGCTTGTGTGGGAATGAAGGGGTCACGTATCCACAGCATTGTGCGAGAGTTGCAGAACGAGAATATCGACGTAATCAACTTTACCGATAACCTCGAGCTATACATCACCCGCTCACTGAGTCCGGCTAAAATTAGCTCTATTAAAATTGACGAAGATGACAAGCGGGTATCGGTTTTCTTAAAGCCTGATCAAGTGTCGCTGGCTATTGGCCGGGGCGGTCAAAATATTAAACTCGCTAGTCGCTTAGTGGGCTACGAGATTGATGTGTTCCGCGAGACTCTTGGGTTGGAAGCTGATGAAGACGTTGATCTGGATGAGTTTGCCGATGAAGTAGAGAGCTGGGTAATTGACGAATTCAAAAAGATCGGTTTAGATACGGCTAAAAGTGTACTGTCTTTAACCAAAGAAGAGTTGGTGAGGCGTACTGATTTAGAGGAAGAAACGGTGGAGGATGTACTCTCTATCCTGCGCCAGGAATTTGAATAA
- the rimP gene encoding ribosome assembly cofactor RimP, which yields MTVSDKIVQWVSNILEEKDNHFFLVDTRVNQTPAGTKVIVHIDGDEGVSIDSCAEVSRALANWLEEEALISGKYTLEVSSPGLDQPLKLHRQYQKNVGRTVKVLTQDSRTIQGVLREVSDDAIELESVAKSKKKKKSEPAQHVQIPFDQIKKTNVLVTF from the coding sequence ATGACAGTATCAGACAAAATTGTACAGTGGGTCTCTAACATTCTGGAAGAAAAAGACAATCATTTTTTCCTGGTAGACACCCGAGTAAATCAAACTCCTGCCGGAACCAAAGTGATTGTACATATTGATGGTGATGAAGGGGTTTCTATTGATAGTTGTGCTGAGGTAAGCCGGGCATTAGCTAACTGGCTGGAGGAAGAAGCGTTGATTAGCGGAAAGTACACCCTGGAAGTGTCCTCTCCCGGTTTAGATCAGCCGCTAAAGCTGCATCGGCAGTACCAAAAAAACGTGGGGCGCACAGTGAAGGTGCTAACCCAGGACAGTAGGACCATTCAGGGAGTTTTGCGAGAGGTATCAGACGATGCTATAGAGCTTGAATCGGTAGCCAAGAGTAAAAAGAAGAAGAAAAGTGAACCAGCGCAGCATGTGCAAATTCCTTTTGATCAAATTAAAAAAACAAACGTACTAGTTACATTCTAA
- a CDS encoding RagB/SusD family nutrient uptake outer membrane protein, producing MGLRKLFTFLLSVLPCEEWDIRNTSFIRDENISRGIYADANGIGQRVYKFPSEGSNIDTDNVPVIRLSEVHLIRAEARAQLGNAAGALEDLNQIRAQAGATELSGLTGQALIDVVLEERRRELFAEGHRVFDITRNQQDLVRTDCTSPTCTVEFPNERFILPLPQEETDVNENIQQAPGYGT from the coding sequence ATCGGATTACGAAAATTATTTACCTTCCTGCTATCTGTTCTCCCGTGTGAAGAATGGGATATTCGCAACACCTCATTTATTAGGGATGAGAATATCAGTAGAGGAATCTACGCCGATGCCAACGGCATAGGCCAGCGAGTATATAAATTTCCGAGCGAAGGTTCTAATATCGATACTGATAATGTTCCAGTTATCCGACTGTCGGAAGTGCATCTGATCCGGGCCGAAGCTCGGGCTCAATTGGGTAATGCGGCCGGGGCCTTAGAGGATCTGAACCAAATTCGCGCCCAGGCCGGAGCTACCGAACTCAGTGGTTTGACGGGGCAAGCACTAATTGATGTGGTGCTAGAAGAAAGAAGGCGCGAACTTTTTGCCGAAGGCCATCGGGTATTTGATATTACCCGCAATCAGCAAGACTTGGTACGTACCGACTGCACTTCGCCTACTTGCACAGTAGAGTTTCCTAACGAACGGTTTATTTTGCCACTTCCCCAGGAAGAGACTGATGTGAATGAGAATATTCAACAAGCACCAGGTTATGGTACCTAA
- a CDS encoding IS1 family transposase: MTTCPHCQSLKIVKNGFTSYGKQNYRCRVCKRQAVERMPATTFEREELLKKLLLERVSLRAIARILRVSLHWVVQRAKQCWQSVSTELPIGKLDTPELHLYCLEADEMWTFVGAKDCPEWLWLAVERRTGLVVGFHLGGRDQEGALGLWLSISKKLRKKALVFTDGLAAYANVFERGQHQPEGKPQTIKIERLNNTIRQRCARLVRKTLSFSKVWENHYLAIKYFLVDYNLSRLAKKPSLF; this comes from the coding sequence ATGACTACTTGTCCTCATTGCCAAAGCTTGAAGATCGTAAAAAACGGATTTACCTCCTACGGTAAACAAAACTATCGTTGTCGTGTCTGCAAACGTCAAGCGGTAGAAAGAATGCCCGCTACTACATTTGAAAGAGAAGAACTATTAAAGAAGCTATTGTTAGAACGGGTTTCTCTCCGAGCTATCGCCCGTATCTTGAGGGTAAGTTTGCATTGGGTGGTTCAGCGTGCTAAACAGTGTTGGCAATCAGTAAGTACCGAGCTTCCGATAGGCAAGTTGGATACCCCTGAACTACACTTATATTGTCTGGAAGCAGATGAGATGTGGACGTTTGTAGGGGCAAAAGACTGTCCCGAGTGGCTCTGGTTAGCTGTAGAACGGCGGACGGGACTAGTAGTAGGGTTTCACCTAGGGGGCAGGGATCAGGAAGGTGCTCTAGGACTATGGTTGAGCATTTCTAAAAAACTACGCAAGAAAGCATTGGTATTTACCGATGGGTTAGCTGCTTATGCGAATGTTTTTGAGCGAGGCCAGCATCAGCCCGAAGGAAAGCCCCAGACTATCAAAATAGAGAGATTAAACAATACCATCCGACAACGATGTGCTCGCTTAGTCCGCAAAACGCTGTCCTTCTCTAAAGTTTGGGAAAACCACTACCTGGCAATCAAATACTTCTTGGTAGATTACAACCTTAGCAGATTAGCAAAAAAACCATCCTTATTTTAA
- a CDS encoding S41 family peptidase — protein MKYINITMSLLVLIVSAGCERQDQEHTIEIPYFEYLFVSFWEQMDKNYVFWNTDSTDWEETYYQYRGIFSQLDINDDDDVKSSVRYFQEMTRNLTDGHYQINFFHSAITDSVINPLLERKRKLGVLGNPYSYFLKDSVYLDEGYLIGSDETNTLNYQPLRTICGEINGEILYFACNFFGLSQSYYLNASKSVKASLDFFFDWIENNSVHPRGIIIDVRNNPGGDLADLNFLLGSLIGQPLHIGYCHYKNGDNPSNLTPRIDAHVNPTSNTKDIQLPIVVLADSYSASLAELVVSAVTAFPQGTFIGETTWGAVSPVVPFEVYASGSFEIENFMHVQMSSCRFISLDENNYDGLGLTPNISIPHSAEAYSQGKDIQLEKAIELFFN, from the coding sequence ATGAAGTATATTAATATTACTATGTCACTGTTAGTTCTGATAGTATCTGCTGGCTGCGAACGTCAGGATCAGGAGCATACAATTGAGATACCTTACTTTGAGTATTTGTTTGTATCATTCTGGGAGCAAATGGACAAGAATTATGTCTTCTGGAACACTGACTCAACTGATTGGGAAGAGACTTATTACCAATACCGAGGTATATTTTCTCAACTCGATATAAATGACGACGATGACGTAAAATCATCTGTTAGATACTTCCAAGAAATGACCAGAAATCTTACTGATGGTCACTACCAAATTAACTTCTTTCATTCAGCGATAACAGATTCTGTCATCAATCCTTTATTAGAAAGAAAAAGAAAGCTTGGGGTTCTAGGTAATCCCTATTCCTATTTTTTGAAAGACTCAGTATATTTAGACGAAGGTTATCTAATTGGTAGTGATGAAACGAATACTCTCAACTACCAACCATTGAGGACTATCTGCGGTGAAATAAATGGCGAGATTTTATACTTCGCTTGCAATTTTTTTGGACTGTCACAATCCTATTATTTAAACGCTAGTAAAAGTGTTAAAGCCTCTCTTGATTTCTTTTTTGATTGGATAGAAAATAATTCGGTGCACCCAAGAGGAATCATAATAGATGTGAGAAATAACCCTGGGGGAGATCTAGCTGATCTTAACTTTTTGCTAGGAAGCTTAATTGGACAACCACTACATATAGGCTATTGCCATTACAAAAATGGTGATAACCCATCTAACCTCACTCCTCGGATAGATGCACACGTCAACCCAACTTCTAATACGAAGGATATACAATTGCCAATAGTTGTATTAGCAGATAGCTATTCAGCATCGCTGGCAGAACTTGTAGTAAGTGCAGTCACAGCATTCCCCCAGGGAACGTTTATAGGAGAGACCACTTGGGGCGCAGTGAGTCCCGTAGTACCTTTTGAGGTATACGCCAGTGGGTCATTTGAGATTGAGAATTTTATGCATGTACAGATGTCTTCTTGTAGATTTATCTCTCTTGATGAAAACAATTACGATGGTCTAGGATTGACACCCAATATTTCCATTCCCCATTCCGCGGAGGCATATAGTCAGGGCAAAGATATCCAGCTTGAAAAGGCCATAGAGCTATTTTTCAATTAA
- a CDS encoding M28 family peptidase, whose protein sequence is MKKFRQQYTIIGIIALLAACQPNQSETVATEPTGPRYVPNFNADSAYAYLKAQVDFGPRVPNSAAHRECRDYLVSKLEQFGAQVQLQSFEARAYDGTMLDLSNIIASYQPKKSKRILLAAHWDTRPYADKDSVRAEEPILGANDGASGVAVLLEMARVMSQDSLPDVGVDIIFFDGEDYGEPEDYDELQPENSQQVYWCLGSQYWAKNKHEPRYSAYYGILLDMVGAKNATFYREGVSRQAAPSIVKRIWDAGHQLGHGQYFIYKDSPDIVDDHVYVNYQAKIPMVNIIEHDPASEFYFARYHHTHADDMNIISRETLEAVGETVMYVVYQE, encoded by the coding sequence ATGAAGAAGTTCCGACAGCAGTATACCATTATTGGTATAATCGCTTTACTAGCTGCCTGTCAGCCCAATCAGTCTGAAACAGTAGCTACCGAGCCAACCGGGCCTCGCTATGTTCCGAATTTCAATGCCGACTCAGCCTACGCCTACCTAAAAGCCCAAGTAGACTTTGGTCCCCGAGTGCCTAACTCAGCTGCCCACCGTGAGTGTCGGGATTATTTAGTAAGCAAATTGGAGCAGTTTGGTGCTCAGGTACAACTACAGTCGTTTGAAGCCAGAGCTTACGATGGCACCATGCTTGACCTCAGCAATATTATCGCAAGCTATCAGCCCAAGAAATCCAAGCGAATTCTGTTGGCAGCTCATTGGGACACCCGCCCTTACGCTGATAAAGATTCAGTGCGCGCTGAAGAACCGATTTTGGGGGCGAATGACGGAGCCAGTGGAGTTGCCGTATTGTTAGAAATGGCTCGGGTCATGAGTCAGGATTCTTTGCCAGATGTAGGAGTAGATATTATTTTCTTTGATGGGGAAGATTACGGGGAGCCGGAAGATTACGATGAGTTGCAACCCGAAAATTCGCAGCAAGTGTACTGGTGCTTAGGCTCTCAGTATTGGGCAAAAAATAAGCATGAGCCTCGCTATTCAGCGTACTACGGAATTTTGTTGGATATGGTCGGAGCGAAGAATGCCACTTTTTACCGGGAAGGAGTTTCCCGTCAGGCTGCACCTAGTATTGTTAAACGAATTTGGGATGCGGGTCACCAGTTAGGTCACGGGCAGTATTTTATTTATAAAGACAGCCCCGATATTGTAGACGATCATGTATACGTAAACTACCAAGCCAAAATTCCGATGGTCAACATTATTGAGCACGATCCTGCCAGTGAATTCTACTTTGCCCGTTACCACCATACCCACGCCGACGATATGAACATTATCAGTCGGGAAACGCTAGAAGCGGTGGGTGAAACGGTGATGTATGTGGTGTACCAGGAGTAA
- a CDS encoding SusD/RagB family nutrient-binding outer membrane lipoprotein, with amino-acid sequence MKILQKTFAVLLVLVTLGACTSDFEEQNINPNLIVTEDASAKFFLTEAMLRPYLPSRFAYWRGNLIHADRFGGHFTFGHSRCWWSDGLGYQYNGGYTDATWDHFNGYLPTIKQVLEFTEPGGEFENELTHAVALIIKSHYYQLYTDTFGEIPYSDLFKEDIDLPKFDTQREIYQGIIADLNTAMTTIGEETSTGNVIEDLGNNDVVYGGDLQKWKRFANTLKLKVAMRASGAPDNDFSETAIQEALEQPLLAEGESAVIEKDLEISQWEYATYGDIWYNFGDGSNWTVSRELVNFLRDNNDPRLEKYTQPALGGTATLQRPSATDNAAGHDLFPKRVAFIREVLDEAGATYTWTEGETEGNQTITVTMPEGENYVGQPVRLNGQMSGLAQYGFFCLPSEAVIQRKNRGGSAKPETVLLSAESFFLQAEAAVRGLVSGDAQALYQTGIREAMRLWEVNDGSIEEYLATQDMGMLNGTTEENLQKIAMQRWAAHYTDGYEAWAIVRDTGYPASLANGVDDYEIYDPGTIEQGRYPQRLRYGSNLQTFNPSGFAEAISRQGENVQGTTLWWAE; translated from the coding sequence ATGAAAATATTACAAAAAACATTTGCTGTACTCTTAGTATTAGTGACATTAGGGGCCTGCACCTCCGATTTTGAGGAGCAGAATATCAACCCCAATCTGATTGTCACCGAAGATGCCAGTGCGAAGTTCTTTCTCACGGAAGCTATGCTGCGTCCCTATTTACCTAGCCGCTTCGCTTACTGGCGGGGCAATCTTATCCACGCTGATCGCTTTGGTGGGCACTTCACCTTTGGCCACAGCCGATGCTGGTGGTCCGACGGGCTAGGGTATCAATACAATGGGGGGTATACCGATGCCACCTGGGATCACTTTAACGGGTACCTACCTACCATTAAACAGGTATTGGAGTTTACCGAGCCAGGGGGCGAATTTGAAAATGAACTTACCCACGCGGTAGCTCTCATTATCAAAAGCCACTACTATCAGCTTTATACCGACACCTTCGGTGAAATTCCTTACTCAGATCTGTTCAAGGAAGATATTGACTTACCTAAGTTTGATACGCAGCGGGAAATCTACCAGGGTATTATTGCTGACTTGAACACGGCTATGACTACTATCGGAGAGGAAACTTCCACCGGAAACGTGATTGAAGACCTGGGAAATAACGATGTAGTCTACGGGGGCGACTTGCAAAAATGGAAGCGGTTTGCTAATACGCTCAAGCTAAAAGTAGCAATGCGGGCCAGCGGAGCACCCGATAACGACTTCTCAGAAACGGCCATTCAGGAAGCTTTGGAGCAACCATTACTAGCCGAAGGTGAAAGTGCTGTCATTGAAAAAGACCTGGAAATATCGCAGTGGGAGTATGCTACCTACGGTGACATTTGGTACAACTTTGGCGATGGGTCAAACTGGACGGTAAGCCGGGAGCTAGTTAATTTTCTGCGGGACAATAACGATCCGCGACTAGAGAAATACACGCAGCCTGCTTTAGGAGGTACTGCCACCCTACAACGCCCCTCCGCTACCGATAATGCTGCGGGTCATGATTTATTTCCTAAGCGAGTCGCCTTCATCCGAGAGGTACTCGACGAAGCTGGGGCAACGTATACCTGGACAGAAGGAGAGACTGAGGGTAACCAAACAATTACGGTAACCATGCCCGAAGGAGAGAACTACGTAGGACAACCGGTTCGGCTCAATGGCCAAATGAGTGGGTTGGCTCAGTACGGCTTTTTCTGTCTTCCGAGTGAAGCTGTTATTCAACGGAAAAATCGAGGCGGTTCAGCCAAACCCGAAACAGTGCTTTTATCAGCCGAGTCTTTTTTCTTGCAAGCTGAAGCTGCCGTTCGTGGATTAGTGTCTGGCGACGCTCAAGCCCTTTATCAGACCGGTATTCGGGAAGCAATGCGCTTGTGGGAGGTGAACGATGGTAGTATAGAAGAGTACCTAGCCACGCAGGATATGGGTATGCTAAATGGTACTACCGAAGAGAATCTGCAAAAAATAGCCATGCAACGCTGGGCAGCGCACTATACTGATGGCTACGAAGCCTGGGCGATTGTGCGGGACACCGGTTATCCAGCTAGCTTAGCTAATGGAGTTGATGATTATGAGATTTATGATCCCGGTACTATAGAGCAAGGAAGGTATCCGCAGCGATTGCGCTACGGCAGTAACTTGCAGACATTCAATCCCAGTGGCTTCGCAGAGGCAATTAGTCGGCAAGGTGAGAATGTGCAAGGTACTACCCTTTGGTGGGCTGAATAG